In one window of Vulpes vulpes isolate BD-2025 chromosome 1, VulVul3, whole genome shotgun sequence DNA:
- the BARX1 gene encoding homeobox protein BarH-like 1: MQRPGEPGAARFGPPEGCADPPPHRYRSFMIEEILTEPPGPKGAAPAAAAAAAAGELLKFGVQALLAARPFHSHLAVLKAEQAAVFKFPLAPLGCSGLSSALLAAGPGLPGAPSAPHLPLELQLRGKLETPGPGEPGAKAKKGRRSRTVFTELQLMGLEKRFEKQKYLSTPDRIDLAESLGLSQLQVKTWYQNRRMKWKKIVLQGGGLESPTKPKGRPKKNSIPTSEQLTEQERAKEAEKPAEAPGDTIDRSRED; this comes from the exons ATGCAGCGGCCTGGGGAGCCGGGCGCCGCGCGCTTCGGGCCGCCCGAGGGCTGCGCCGACCCCCCGCCGCACCGCTACCGCAGCTTCATGATCGAGGAGATCCTCACCGAGCCGCCGGGGCCCAAGGGCGCCGcgccagccgccgccgccgccgccgccgcgggcgaGCTGCTCAAGTTCGGTGTGCAGGCGCTGCTGGCGGCGCGGCCCTTCCACAGCCACCTGG CCGTGTTGAAGGCCGAGCAGGCAGCGGTGTTTAAGTTCCCGCTGGCACCGCTCGGCTGCTCCGGGCTGAGCTCTGCGTTGCTGGCAGCGGGGCCTGGACTGCCCGGTGCCCCCAGCGCGCCGCACCTGCCGCTTGAGCTGCAGCTCCGGGGGAAGTTGGAGACACCGGGCCCCGGAGAGCCGGGTGCCAAAGCCAAGAAGGGGCGTCGGAGCCGCACTGTGTTCACTGAGCTCCAGCTGATGGGCCTAGAGAAACGCTTTGAGAAGCAGAAATACCTCTCCACGCCGGACAG AATAGATCTCGCGGAATCCCTGGGTCTGAGCCAGTTGCAGGTGAAGACGTGGTACCAGAATCGCAGGATGAAGTGGAAGAAAATA GTGCTGCAGGGCGGCGGCCTGGAGTCTCCCACCAAGCCCAAGGGGCGGCCCAAGAAGAATTCCATTCCCACGAGCGAGCAGCTCACGGAGCAGGAGCGCGCCAAGGAGGCGGAGAAGCCGGCGGAGGCGCCCGGCGACACCATCGACAGGAGCCGAGAGGACTGa